The proteins below come from a single Stutzerimonas stutzeri RCH2 genomic window:
- a CDS encoding lipopolysaccharide kinase InaA family protein, whose amino-acid sequence MNDFIAQADRATLERHGLAGFDALWSVQLTAVDEPNVERGGWSSVFRLELDDSAFYLKRQSNHLTRTLAHPFGEPTFAREFRNIRRYAQLGVPALQASFFGQRKVGGDRRAILLTRALDGWMDLEGWLKRWPELDESHRQAIVGAVGRLARTLHQAGQMHGCFYPKHIFLREQGGDWKACLIDLEKTRPLLLGRRDRIKDLEPLVRRASCIGEQGVRHLLNAYLDDPRQVEPWQLQLQRRHEAKEARG is encoded by the coding sequence ATGAACGATTTCATTGCACAGGCTGATCGCGCGACGCTGGAGCGTCACGGCTTAGCGGGGTTCGATGCTCTCTGGTCAGTGCAGTTAACGGCGGTGGATGAGCCCAACGTCGAGCGCGGCGGCTGGAGCAGTGTCTTCCGGCTGGAGCTTGACGACTCGGCGTTCTACCTGAAGCGGCAGAGCAATCATCTGACTCGCACATTGGCGCACCCGTTTGGCGAGCCAACGTTTGCCCGGGAGTTTCGCAATATCCGTCGTTATGCGCAGCTTGGCGTACCGGCGTTACAGGCCAGTTTCTTCGGGCAGCGCAAGGTCGGTGGCGACAGGCGGGCTATTCTCCTGACGCGTGCGCTGGATGGCTGGATGGATCTAGAAGGCTGGCTGAAGCGATGGCCTGAGCTGGACGAATCACATCGCCAGGCCATCGTCGGCGCGGTCGGCAGGCTGGCGCGCACCCTGCATCAGGCCGGACAGATGCATGGCTGCTTCTATCCGAAGCACATCTTCCTCCGCGAGCAGGGCGGTGACTGGAAGGCCTGCCTAATCGACTTGGAGAAGACTCGTCCTCTCCTGTTAGGACGGCGTGATCGCATCAAGGATCTGGAACCGCTGGTGCGGCGTGCAAGCTGCATCGGTGAGCAAGGCGTGCGGCATCTGCTGAATGCCTATCTGGACGATCCTCGCCAGGTCGAGCCATGGCAGCTGCAGTTGCAGCGGCGACACGAAGCCAAGGAGGCCCGCGGATGA
- the ilvE gene encoding branched-chain-amino-acid transaminase, which yields MSMADRDGVIWYDGELVQWRDATTHVLTHTLHYGMGVFEGVRAYNTPDGTAIFRLQAHTDRLFDSAHIMNMPMPYSKEEINEATRAAVRENNLESAYIRPMVFYGSEGMGLRASGLKVHVIVAAWHWGAYMGDEALELGIKVRTSSFTRHHVNITMTRAKSNGAYINSMLALQEAISGGADEALMLDPEGYVAEGSGENIFIIKDGVIYTPEVTACLNGITRGTVLTLAAEHGLKIVEKRITRDEVYIADEAFFTGTAAEVTPIREVDGRAIGIGRRGPITEKLQKAYFDLVTGKTDAHAEWRTLVK from the coding sequence ATGTCGATGGCCGATCGTGATGGCGTCATCTGGTATGACGGCGAACTGGTGCAGTGGCGCGATGCGACCACCCATGTGCTGACCCATACCCTGCACTACGGCATGGGCGTGTTCGAAGGCGTGCGCGCTTACAACACTCCGGACGGCACGGCGATCTTCCGCCTGCAGGCGCACACCGACCGCCTGTTCGATTCGGCACACATCATGAACATGCCGATGCCGTACTCGAAGGAAGAGATCAACGAGGCGACCCGCGCCGCGGTACGCGAGAACAACCTGGAAAGCGCCTACATCCGCCCGATGGTGTTCTACGGAAGCGAAGGCATGGGCCTGCGCGCCAGCGGCCTGAAGGTGCATGTGATCGTCGCCGCCTGGCACTGGGGCGCCTACATGGGCGACGAAGCGCTGGAACTGGGCATCAAGGTCCGCACCAGTTCCTTCACCCGCCATCACGTCAACATCACCATGACCCGCGCCAAGTCCAACGGTGCCTACATCAACTCGATGCTGGCCCTGCAGGAAGCCATTTCCGGCGGCGCCGACGAAGCGCTGATGCTGGACCCCGAAGGCTACGTGGCCGAGGGCTCGGGCGAAAACATCTTCATCATCAAGGATGGCGTGATCTACACCCCGGAAGTCACCGCCTGCCTGAACGGCATCACCCGCGGCACCGTGCTGACCCTGGCCGCCGAGCATGGCCTGAAGATAGTCGAGAAGCGCATCACCCGCGACGAGGTGTACATCGCCGACGAAGCCTTCTTCACCGGTACCGCCGCCGAAGTCACCCCGATCCGCGAAGTGGACGGTCGCGCCATCGGTATCGGCCGTCGTGGCCCGATCACCGAGAAGCTGCAGAAAGCCTACTTCGATCTGGTCACCGGCAAGACCGATGCCCACGCCGAATGGCGGACCCTGGTCAAGTAA
- a CDS encoding lipopolysaccharide kinase InaA family protein, with protein MKPSDLARAGRQPACPAQVELPGGGVLDIGCWLRILPGQRYVGRALWNGRQVLAKLMVGGKAQRHHLREMAGAQLLADQQLPTPSLVAQGWQEGEGGWLLFDWLDSSESLWDAWRSVEAEHALSDGQRDVLGEALELIARMHAQGLWQADLHLDNLLRADGRLYVVDGGGVRAETPGQPLSREQVLENLGVFFAQLPAEIEPFIEELLVHYLLANSEHALPLEALLKEIRKTRAWRLNDYLKKVARDCSLFSARIGAFGAQVIRRDEEAGLQVVLADPDAFIAKGKLFKTGGAATVAQCELDSRALLIKRYNIKNPLHWLKRFWRPSRAWHSWVEGNRLDFLGIATPRLLAVIERRWLWMRGPAWLITELLRGEDIIARFQPYLNDCPPEEELFALDRLFAALIRERISHGDLKGHNVFWEQGRWALIDLDAVQQHGSDASFARAYAKDRARFLRNWPADSALHRLLDQRLPAVPGTSIED; from the coding sequence ATGAAGCCGTCCGATTTGGCCCGCGCAGGGCGACAGCCGGCCTGCCCCGCGCAAGTCGAGTTACCCGGCGGTGGGGTTCTCGATATTGGCTGCTGGCTGCGCATCCTGCCCGGACAGCGCTACGTCGGCCGAGCACTTTGGAACGGCCGCCAGGTCCTGGCCAAGCTGATGGTGGGCGGCAAAGCGCAGCGTCATCATCTGCGTGAGATGGCTGGCGCGCAGCTGCTGGCGGACCAACAGTTGCCTACGCCGTCACTGGTCGCCCAGGGTTGGCAGGAGGGCGAAGGTGGCTGGTTGCTATTCGACTGGCTCGATTCCTCCGAAAGCCTGTGGGATGCCTGGCGCTCGGTAGAGGCCGAGCATGCCCTCTCGGATGGGCAGCGAGACGTACTCGGTGAGGCGCTTGAACTGATCGCCAGGATGCATGCGCAAGGCCTCTGGCAGGCGGATCTGCACCTGGACAATCTGCTCAGGGCCGACGGGCGGCTCTATGTGGTCGACGGTGGCGGCGTGAGGGCAGAGACACCCGGGCAGCCTTTGTCTCGCGAGCAGGTGCTGGAGAATCTCGGGGTCTTCTTCGCGCAGCTACCGGCCGAAATCGAGCCGTTCATCGAAGAGCTGCTGGTGCACTACCTGCTCGCTAACAGCGAGCATGCGTTGCCATTGGAGGCGTTGCTCAAGGAAATCCGCAAGACCCGCGCTTGGCGTCTGAATGATTACCTCAAAAAGGTCGCTCGCGATTGCAGTCTCTTCAGCGCGCGTATCGGTGCGTTCGGTGCGCAGGTCATCAGGCGCGATGAGGAAGCAGGCTTGCAGGTCGTGCTTGCCGACCCGGATGCGTTCATCGCCAAGGGCAAACTGTTCAAGACCGGCGGCGCAGCCACCGTTGCGCAATGCGAACTGGACAGCCGCGCACTGCTGATCAAGCGCTACAACATCAAGAATCCATTGCATTGGCTCAAGCGCTTCTGGCGGCCGAGCCGTGCCTGGCACAGCTGGGTCGAGGGCAATCGGCTCGACTTTCTCGGAATTGCCACTCCGCGATTGCTGGCGGTCATCGAGCGACGCTGGCTGTGGATGCGCGGGCCGGCATGGCTGATTACCGAATTGCTGCGCGGAGAAGATATAATCGCGCGCTTTCAGCCATACCTGAATGATTGTCCGCCCGAGGAGGAGCTGTTCGCCCTCGATCGGCTGTTCGCAGCGCTGATTCGCGAACGTATCAGTCATGGCGACCTGAAAGGGCACAATGTGTTCTGGGAGCAAGGCCGCTGGGCACTCATCGATCTCGATGCGGTTCAGCAACATGGCAGCGATGCCAGCTTCGCCCGGGCTTATGCCAAGGACCGTGCACGTTTTCTGCGCAACTGGCCGGCTGACAGCGCACTACATCGACTGCTTGACCAACGTTTACCCGCGGTGCCCGGCACCAGCATCGAAGATTAA
- a CDS encoding glycosyltransferase family 9 protein yields the protein MEWNGRRVVIAPCPALGDVTIYLRLAWLFHLAGAEVRFVSSLLKPAEKYFGWLKVELSEQVDLLHLCTQADLVICYINWLTCHPDSLDRVLEERNICFVTAKKLPAALKLDGREVVVGDHVFAGASRALCQSSRAGLTMLGWVDEYAATVFGLRSDAPINVDLSKHCADSKRRVAIFPTTPHAKKNYTTRGFRWLAQRLQKRGWLVEIVGMPHEIEVLARCFPGFSIRTFPDVRALMDFLVNCSVVVSNDSGGGHLGSLLGLQSFTVTRKHTGFVWRPGFNTRNEVLAPIVSFKLLGRYIWRPFIPIWRISKRLGYSR from the coding sequence ATGGAATGGAACGGCAGGCGCGTTGTTATCGCTCCCTGCCCTGCTCTAGGTGACGTGACGATATATTTGCGTTTGGCTTGGTTATTTCATCTTGCCGGTGCGGAAGTACGCTTTGTCAGTAGCTTGCTTAAGCCAGCTGAGAAGTATTTTGGCTGGTTGAAGGTAGAGCTGAGTGAACAAGTCGATCTGCTGCATCTGTGCACCCAAGCAGATCTGGTCATTTGCTACATCAACTGGCTGACTTGCCATCCAGACTCGCTAGATCGGGTACTGGAAGAACGGAACATCTGCTTCGTCACGGCGAAGAAGCTGCCTGCTGCACTTAAGTTGGACGGCCGAGAAGTCGTCGTAGGCGATCACGTCTTTGCTGGAGCGAGCCGTGCGCTTTGTCAAAGCTCACGTGCAGGGCTAACCATGCTGGGGTGGGTAGATGAGTATGCGGCGACAGTTTTCGGCTTGCGGAGCGACGCCCCGATTAACGTCGACCTATCGAAGCACTGCGCTGATTCAAAAAGGCGCGTAGCAATATTCCCCACTACCCCTCACGCGAAGAAAAACTACACAACGAGGGGATTCCGTTGGCTGGCTCAGCGTTTGCAAAAGCGGGGCTGGTTGGTCGAAATCGTTGGGATGCCTCACGAGATCGAAGTTCTGGCCCGGTGTTTTCCAGGTTTTTCCATTCGCACATTTCCCGATGTGCGTGCGCTGATGGACTTTCTGGTCAATTGCTCGGTAGTTGTCAGTAATGATTCTGGCGGCGGCCATCTCGGTTCGCTGCTGGGGCTGCAGAGCTTTACGGTTACGCGTAAGCACACGGGTTTCGTATGGCGGCCGGGCTTCAATACGCGCAACGAAGTGTTGGCGCCAATCGTCTCGTTCAAGTTGCTGGGGCGTTACATATGGCGGCCTTTCATCCCGATTTGGCGGATCAGCAAGCGTCTGGGATATAGCCGCTGA
- a CDS encoding carbamoyltransferase: MALTILGLSGALSHDPSAALYIDGKLIAAVEEERFVRDKHAKNRMPYESAKFCLEQAGIKPSDVDVVAIPFAPISIFEKARWHYAKRYWYAPDRALDAILMGNRRYYRYKKRIEWCLQQLGFDLKKVKLQPVEHHLAHASSAYHCSGFTEKTAILGIDGKGEYATTFFGWGENGKIHKVKEFYDPDSLGGLYGAITEYLGFEMLDGEFKVMGMAPYGDAAKYDFSRLATFENGELTINTEYANVIGFRRYKEKGKGYYFSPKLIEWLGPKREGDIADDPYIHYAAAMQALFEKLALQMMDYYLGGIIRETGKIAFAGGCALNVKLNQKIIARDEVKELFVQPASGDAGTAVGAAAYVSVQRGVPVEKMEHVYLGPSYSNEDVIAACAKHPNKPVFKQITNTPERIARIMADGNPVAWFQGRMEFGPRALGGRSIIGCPSVPGVADRINEQIKFRERWRPFCPSMLDTVAPQMLKVDHPSPFMTFTFEVNEGWKERVGEVVHEDGTSRAQVLERRHNPRWYDLMLELEKLTGNGVSLNTSLNRRGEPMICSPTDALNMFYGSDLQYLIMEDILVVKDGKDWYDNN; the protein is encoded by the coding sequence GTGGCATTGACGATTCTTGGCCTTTCCGGCGCCCTCAGTCATGATCCTTCCGCCGCCCTGTACATCGACGGCAAGCTGATCGCTGCCGTCGAAGAAGAGCGCTTCGTGCGTGACAAGCATGCCAAGAACCGCATGCCGTACGAATCCGCCAAGTTCTGCCTTGAGCAGGCGGGCATCAAACCGTCCGACGTCGACGTGGTGGCGATTCCTTTCGCGCCTATCAGCATCTTCGAAAAAGCGCGCTGGCACTACGCCAAGCGCTACTGGTACGCACCGGATCGTGCGCTGGATGCCATCCTCATGGGCAACCGCCGCTACTACCGCTACAAAAAGCGCATCGAATGGTGTCTGCAGCAGCTGGGTTTCGACCTGAAAAAGGTCAAGCTGCAGCCGGTCGAGCATCACCTAGCTCATGCCTCCAGTGCCTACCATTGCTCGGGCTTCACCGAGAAGACCGCGATCCTTGGCATCGATGGCAAGGGCGAATACGCCACCACCTTCTTTGGCTGGGGCGAGAACGGCAAGATCCACAAGGTCAAGGAATTCTACGACCCGGATTCCCTGGGCGGGCTGTATGGCGCGATCACCGAATATCTCGGCTTCGAGATGCTCGATGGCGAGTTCAAGGTGATGGGCATGGCGCCCTACGGTGACGCGGCCAAGTATGATTTCTCGCGCCTGGCGACCTTCGAGAACGGCGAGCTGACCATCAATACCGAGTACGCCAACGTCATCGGCTTCCGCCGCTACAAGGAGAAGGGCAAGGGCTACTACTTCTCGCCCAAGCTGATCGAGTGGCTGGGGCCCAAGCGCGAAGGCGATATCGCCGACGATCCCTACATCCATTACGCGGCCGCCATGCAGGCGCTGTTCGAAAAGCTCGCGCTGCAGATGATGGATTACTACCTGGGGGGCATCATCCGCGAGACCGGCAAGATTGCATTCGCCGGCGGTTGCGCGCTGAACGTCAAGCTCAACCAGAAGATCATCGCCCGTGACGAGGTCAAAGAGCTGTTCGTTCAGCCAGCCTCTGGTGACGCCGGTACTGCGGTTGGTGCTGCGGCTTATGTATCGGTCCAGCGCGGCGTGCCGGTGGAGAAGATGGAGCATGTTTATCTCGGTCCGTCGTACTCCAACGAGGATGTCATCGCTGCCTGTGCTAAGCACCCGAACAAGCCGGTGTTCAAGCAGATCACCAATACACCTGAGCGCATCGCCCGGATCATGGCCGACGGCAACCCCGTGGCCTGGTTCCAGGGCCGCATGGAATTCGGTCCGCGTGCGCTGGGTGGTCGCTCGATCATCGGCTGCCCGAGCGTGCCGGGCGTGGCCGATCGCATCAACGAACAGATCAAGTTCCGCGAGCGTTGGAGACCCTTCTGCCCGTCGATGCTCGATACCGTGGCGCCGCAGATGCTCAAGGTCGACCATCCGAGCCCGTTCATGACATTCACCTTCGAGGTCAACGAAGGCTGGAAGGAGCGTGTCGGCGAGGTGGTCCATGAAGACGGCACCTCTCGCGCCCAGGTTCTCGAGCGCCGGCACAACCCACGCTGGTACGACCTGATGCTGGAGCTGGAAAAGCTGACGGGCAATGGTGTGTCGCTGAACACATCGCTCAACCGCCGCGGCGAACCGATGATCTGCTCGCCGACCGACGCGCTGAACATGTTCTATGGCTCGGATCTGCAGTACCTGATCATGGAGGACATCCTCGTGGTCAAGGACGGCAAGGACTGGTATGACAACAATTGA
- the rfaP gene encoding lipopolysaccharide core heptose(I) kinase RfaP, with amino-acid sequence MRLMLSEPFKSLWHGTDPFVEVERLDGQVYRELEGRRTLRTEVGGRGYFVKIHRGIGWGEIAKNLLTAKAPVLGAGQEWRAIQRLHEVGVPTMTAVAYGERGGNPATQHSFIITEELAPTVSLEDFSANWREQPPAPALKRALIAEVARMAGAMHRAGVNHRDFYICHFLLHTDRPVTASDFRLSLIDLHRAQTRAQTPRRWRDKDLAGLYFSALEVGLTRGDRLRFLRNYFQRPLREILRDEAGLLAWLQRKAEKLQARKLRYGDAL; translated from the coding sequence ATGCGCCTGATGCTCTCGGAGCCGTTCAAAAGCCTCTGGCATGGCACGGATCCGTTCGTCGAAGTCGAACGTCTCGATGGTCAGGTCTACCGCGAGCTGGAAGGCCGGCGCACCCTGCGCACGGAGGTCGGCGGGCGCGGATACTTCGTCAAGATTCATCGGGGCATCGGCTGGGGCGAGATCGCCAAGAACCTGCTCACCGCCAAGGCGCCGGTGCTGGGAGCCGGCCAGGAGTGGCGCGCCATTCAGCGGCTGCACGAAGTGGGGGTTCCGACCATGACCGCGGTTGCCTATGGCGAGCGTGGCGGCAATCCGGCGACTCAACACTCGTTCATCATCACCGAAGAACTGGCGCCAACGGTCAGCCTGGAGGACTTCTCGGCTAACTGGCGTGAACAGCCACCCGCGCCGGCGCTCAAGCGCGCGCTGATTGCCGAAGTCGCGCGCATGGCCGGCGCCATGCACCGCGCTGGCGTCAACCACCGTGATTTCTACATCTGCCACTTTCTGCTGCATACCGACAGGCCGGTGACAGCGAGCGATTTCCGTCTGTCGCTGATCGACCTGCATCGCGCGCAAACCCGAGCCCAAACACCGCGGCGTTGGCGCGACAAGGATCTGGCTGGGTTGTATTTCTCCGCCCTGGAAGTCGGCCTGACCCGCGGCGATAGACTGCGTTTCCTGCGCAATTACTTTCAGCGCCCGTTGCGGGAGATTCTGCGTGACGAGGCTGGGCTGTTGGCATGGTTGCAGCGCAAGGCCGAAAAGCTGCAGGCGCGCAAGCTGCGCTATGGGGATGCGCTTTGA
- the waaC gene encoding lipopolysaccharide heptosyltransferase I, with protein MKVLLVKTSSLGDVVHTLPALTDAQRALPGIRFDWVVEEGFAEIPAWHPAVAQVIPVAIRRWRKHPLQTLRNGEWQRFKARLREGRYDLVIDAQGLLKSAWLTRYVKAPVAGLNRESAREPIAARFYDRCYAVPRDQHALERVRQLFAQALAYPLPQDVADYGLDREQMAAPSDQPYLLFLHGTTWPSKHWPEAYWRELAERMSDFGWAIRLPWGNAEEKARAERIVSGIANAAVLPKLNLAGVARVIAGARACVAVDTGLGHLAAALDVPSISLYGPTLPGRVGAYGRSQVHLCASGPNAGRGDRHKPCFDDLRPERVVTELKALLRAPESV; from the coding sequence TTGAAGGTCCTGCTGGTCAAGACCTCGTCGCTGGGCGATGTCGTGCATACCCTGCCGGCCCTGACCGATGCGCAGCGGGCGCTGCCCGGCATCCGGTTCGACTGGGTGGTGGAGGAGGGCTTCGCCGAAATTCCGGCCTGGCATCCGGCAGTGGCACAGGTGATCCCGGTAGCGATTCGCCGCTGGCGCAAGCACCCGCTGCAGACTCTGCGCAACGGTGAATGGCAGCGCTTCAAGGCACGCCTGCGGGAAGGCCGTTACGACCTGGTGATCGATGCCCAGGGCTTGCTGAAAAGCGCCTGGCTGACCCGCTACGTCAAGGCTCCGGTCGCCGGATTGAACCGGGAGTCTGCGCGTGAGCCCATCGCCGCACGCTTCTATGACCGATGCTACGCAGTGCCGCGTGACCAGCATGCGCTGGAACGGGTGCGTCAGCTGTTCGCCCAGGCGCTCGCGTATCCGCTGCCGCAGGATGTCGCCGACTACGGGCTCGATCGCGAGCAGATGGCGGCGCCCAGCGACCAGCCCTATCTGCTGTTTCTGCACGGCACCACCTGGCCGAGCAAGCACTGGCCGGAAGCCTATTGGCGCGAGCTGGCCGAGCGCATGAGCGATTTCGGCTGGGCGATCCGCTTGCCGTGGGGCAATGCCGAAGAGAAGGCGCGGGCCGAACGCATCGTCAGCGGCATAGCCAACGCCGCGGTGCTGCCGAAGCTCAATCTTGCCGGTGTCGCCCGGGTCATCGCCGGTGCACGCGCCTGCGTCGCGGTGGACACCGGTCTCGGCCACCTGGCCGCGGCGCTGGATGTGCCGAGCATTTCACTTTATGGTCCGACCCTGCCCGGGCGGGTCGGCGCGTATGGGCGCTCGCAGGTGCACCTGTGTGCCAGCGGGCCGAACGCCGGTCGCGGTGACCGGCACAAGCCCTGTTTCGACGACCTGCGCCCCGAGCGCGTCGTCACCGAATTGAAAGCCCTGCTGCGGGCCCCGGAGTCCGTCTGA
- a CDS encoding lipopolysaccharide kinase InaA family protein: MASWTLDPAYLDLDGEFGSLEAVFALNGERLTKDPLSEVIRVERNGVRYYVKRYSGAGKGLRRFIGRPRVKAEWQNLMLFRRWGIPTAPIVAYGMERRGGAFLRGALITRELEQTDDLALLAANHDARLRDPRWVQEVSLQLARSTRAMHDRGFAHNDLKWRNLLVDPQRRLYLIDCPTGAFWRGPFLQRRIIKDLACLDKVAKYQLSRTQRLRFYLQYCQRKRLVEKDKPRIQQILNYFQGRE, from the coding sequence ATGGCAAGTTGGACGTTGGATCCAGCCTACCTCGATCTGGACGGCGAGTTTGGCAGCCTGGAGGCTGTGTTTGCCCTCAACGGCGAGCGTCTGACGAAAGACCCCTTATCGGAGGTCATTCGAGTCGAGCGCAACGGTGTGCGCTACTACGTAAAACGTTATTCCGGCGCGGGCAAAGGGTTACGCCGATTTATCGGTCGGCCGCGGGTAAAGGCGGAGTGGCAGAACCTTATGCTCTTTCGTCGTTGGGGCATTCCGACGGCGCCGATCGTGGCTTACGGCATGGAGCGACGCGGCGGGGCATTCCTACGAGGCGCGCTTATAACCCGGGAGCTGGAGCAGACGGACGATCTGGCGTTGCTGGCGGCCAACCACGATGCTCGCCTTCGCGATCCCCGCTGGGTACAGGAAGTCAGCCTGCAGCTGGCGCGTTCGACGCGAGCGATGCATGACCGGGGCTTTGCTCACAACGATCTCAAGTGGCGCAATCTGTTGGTCGACCCGCAGCGCCGCCTTTACCTGATCGACTGTCCGACCGGCGCGTTCTGGCGCGGTCCGTTTCTACAGCGGCGCATCATCAAGGACCTGGCCTGTCTGGACAAGGTTGCCAAGTACCAGCTCAGCCGAACCCAGCGCCTGCGGTTCTATCTGCAGTACTGCCAGCGAAAGCGTTTGGTTGAGAAGGACAAGCCGCGCATCCAGCAGATTCTGAATTATTTCCAGGGGCGGGAATGA
- a CDS encoding glycosyltransferase family 4 protein, translated as MQLAFILYKYFPFGGLQRDFMRIALECQRRGHTIRVYAMIWEGDVPDGFEVLIAPVKALFNHTRNERFTAWVEADLSKRPVDRVIGFNKMPGLDVYYAADPCFEDKAQTLRNPIYRRWGRYKHFAEYERAVFAPEAKTEILMISEVQQPLFVKHYGTPAERFHLLPPGIAQDRRAPANAAQIRAEFREEFEVRPDELLLVQIGSGFKTKGVDRSLKALAALPRELSQRTRLLVIGQDDPKPFKLQAKALGVSGMVEFLRGRSDIPRFLLGADLLIHPAYNENTGTVLLEALVAGLPVLVSDVCGYAHYIADADCGRVVPGPFEQSVLDRMLAQMLAEDQQRAAWSRNGLAYAETADLYSMPQKAADVILEERA; from the coding sequence ATGCAACTGGCCTTCATTCTCTACAAGTATTTTCCCTTCGGCGGTCTGCAGCGCGATTTCATGCGCATAGCCCTCGAATGCCAGCGTCGCGGCCACACGATCCGTGTCTACGCGATGATCTGGGAAGGCGACGTGCCGGACGGCTTCGAGGTGCTGATTGCACCGGTCAAGGCGCTGTTCAATCACACCCGCAACGAGCGCTTCACTGCCTGGGTCGAGGCGGACCTGAGCAAGCGGCCGGTCGACCGGGTGATCGGCTTCAACAAGATGCCGGGACTGGATGTGTATTACGCCGCCGATCCCTGCTTCGAGGACAAGGCGCAGACCCTGCGCAACCCGATTTACCGCCGCTGGGGTCGCTACAAGCATTTTGCCGAGTACGAGCGCGCGGTGTTCGCGCCCGAGGCGAAGACCGAAATCCTGATGATCTCCGAGGTGCAGCAGCCGCTGTTCGTCAAACACTACGGCACGCCCGCCGAGCGCTTTCACTTGTTGCCGCCGGGCATCGCCCAGGATCGCCGCGCTCCGGCCAATGCCGCGCAGATCCGTGCCGAGTTCCGCGAGGAGTTCGAGGTGCGCCCCGACGAGCTGCTGCTGGTGCAGATCGGTTCCGGCTTCAAGACCAAGGGCGTCGACCGCAGCCTCAAGGCCTTGGCTGCACTGCCGCGCGAACTGAGCCAGCGTACCCGGCTGCTGGTGATCGGCCAGGACGATCCCAAGCCGTTCAAGCTGCAGGCCAAGGCGCTGGGCGTCTCCGGCATGGTCGAGTTTCTCAGGGGGCGTAGCGACATCCCGCGCTTTCTGCTCGGTGCCGATCTGCTGATCCATCCGGCCTATAACGAGAACACCGGTACCGTGCTGCTCGAGGCGTTGGTCGCCGGGCTGCCGGTGCTGGTCAGCGACGTATGTGGCTACGCCCACTACATCGCCGATGCCGATTGCGGTCGCGTGGTGCCCGGCCCGTTCGAGCAGAGCGTCCTTGATCGAATGCTGGCACAGATGCTGGCCGAGGATCAGCAGCGCGCCGCCTGGAGTCGCAACGGGCTGGCATATGCCGAAACGGCCGACCTTTATTCGATGCCGCAGAAAGCGGCCGATGTGATCCTGGAGGAGCGCGCATGA
- the waaF gene encoding lipopolysaccharide heptosyltransferase II encodes MNILIVGPSWVGDMVMAQTLFVCLKQRHPDCQIDVLAPEWSRPILERMPEVRQALSFPVGHGVLDMATRRKVAQSLRGQYQQAILLPNSLKSALVPFFAGIPKRTGWRGEMRFGLLNDMRKLDKQRYPLMIERFMALAFEPGSDLPKPYPNPSLRIDTETRDAALARFGLSLDRPVLALCPGAEFGESKRWPTEHFAKVAEVKVREGWQVWLFGSKNDHPVGEQILERLIPGLREEAVNLAGETSLAEAIDLLSCADAVVSNDSGLMHVSAALGRPLAAVYGSTSPTFTPPLSEQVEVVRLGLDCSPCFERTCRFGHNNCMRELKPRAVIEALDRLVPQSVEVR; translated from the coding sequence ATGAACATACTGATCGTAGGACCCAGCTGGGTTGGCGACATGGTGATGGCGCAGACGCTGTTCGTCTGCCTGAAACAGCGCCATCCCGACTGCCAGATCGACGTGCTGGCGCCTGAGTGGAGCCGGCCGATTCTCGAGCGCATGCCCGAGGTACGCCAGGCGCTGAGCTTTCCGGTCGGGCACGGCGTGCTCGACATGGCGACCCGGCGCAAGGTCGCGCAGAGCCTGCGTGGTCAGTACCAGCAGGCGATCCTGCTGCCCAACTCGCTGAAATCGGCACTGGTGCCGTTCTTTGCCGGCATCCCCAAGCGCACCGGCTGGCGTGGCGAAATGCGTTTCGGCCTGCTCAACGACATGCGCAAGCTGGACAAGCAGCGCTATCCGCTGATGATCGAGCGGTTCATGGCGCTGGCCTTCGAGCCGGGTAGCGACCTGCCCAAGCCGTATCCGAACCCGTCACTGCGCATCGACACCGAAACGCGCGATGCGGCCCTGGCACGCTTCGGCCTGAGCCTGGACCGGCCGGTGCTGGCGCTGTGCCCCGGTGCCGAATTCGGTGAGTCGAAGCGCTGGCCGACGGAGCACTTCGCCAAGGTCGCCGAGGTGAAGGTTCGCGAAGGCTGGCAGGTCTGGCTGTTCGGCTCGAAAAACGATCATCCGGTGGGTGAGCAGATCCTTGAGCGGCTGATTCCGGGCCTGCGTGAAGAGGCGGTGAACCTGGCCGGCGAAACCAGTCTGGCCGAAGCGATCGATCTGCTCTCCTGCGCCGATGCCGTGGTGTCCAACGACTCCGGTCTGATGCATGTCTCGGCAGCGCTCGGCCGGCCGTTGGCGGCCGTCTACGGTTCCACCTCGCCAACCTTCACCCCGCCGCTTTCCGAACAGGTCGAAGTGGTGCGCCTGGGCCTCGACTGCAGTCCCTGTTTCGAGCGCACCTGCCGCTTCGGCCACAACAACTGCATGCGCGAGCTGAAGCCGCGCGCGGTGATCGAGGCGCTGGATCGTCTGGTCCCGCAGTCGGTCGAGGTGCGCTGA